The nucleotide sequence GATAATCAAAGGAAAGGGCATAACACTCATAACCGTCTCCTACTGATTGATACAAAACTGTAGCAGAGTCTAAACCTCCAGATAACAACACAATTACTTTCTTAGACATGATCCAACCAGATATCACAAGTCTCATCAGGATAATGCCTAATCAAACGTTTTGCACTGTTACTACAACTACCAATTAATAATTTCATTGCTCTGTCAACAGACAACCCACAAACTGACACATATAGTTAGTGTTCCATCTTTCGTCAAACCACAATAAGTATAGAACACATGTTTTAAAGGTTCTTTTAGCCTGAGTGGGATGGACAAAGCTTTGAAATTCTTCACATTTATAGTTGCTGTGGTACTATCTGGATGGTTTAAGGCGACTTAGATTAAGTAAATCGACTTATTACCAGTGGTGGAGGAGCAAAAAAGAGTGCAGAATAGTACTTATCAAAGACATCGAGATCATCAAGTCCAGCGCAACTTACCGCAGCCAATCAAAATCGGTGTGATTGGCGTTGGCAATATGGGACAACATCATGCCCGAGTTTTGAGTCTTCTCAAAGACGTTGAAATTGTGGGTGTGGCAGACATTAACGTCGAGCGTGGTTTAAATATTGCCAGTAAGTACCGTGTTCGCTTTTTTGAAGATTATCACGATCTTCTTCCCTATGTAGAGGCGGTTTGCATTGCAGTACCGACCCGTCTACATCATGACGTCGGGATGACTTGTCTACAAGCTGGAGTGCATATTTTAATTGAAAAACCGATTGCCGCTAGTATTGCTGAGGCAGAATCGTTAGTGAATGCAGCAGCAGAGTCCCAATGTATTCTCCAAGTTGGACATATTGAACGTTTTAACCCAGCTTTCCAGGAACTGAGCAAAGTTCTGAAGACAGAACAATTGCTAGCTGTGGAAGCTCATCGCATGAGTCCCTACTCTGACCGAGCCAATGATGTCTCGGTGGTTTTGGATCTCATGATTCATGATATAGATCTATTACTAGAATTGGTAGCCTCACCGGTGACAAGGTTAACCGCTAGTGGCAGCCGTGCTTCTGATTCCGGGTATTTAGATTACGTCACTGCTACCTTGGGGTTTGCCAATGGTATTGTTGGTACCGTCACGGCAAGTAAAGTGACACACCGAAAAATCCGTCGCATCGCTGCCCATTGCAAAAATTCTCTGACGGAAGCTGATTTCCTCAATAATGAGATTCTAATTCATCGGCAAACCACTGCCAATTATATGACCGACTATGGTCAAGTGCTTTACCGACAGGATGGTTTGATTGAGAAGGTTTATACCAGTAATATTGAACCACTCCATGCTGAGTTAGAACACTTTGTCAATTGTGTACGGGGTGGTAATCAACCTTCTGTCGGGGGTGAACAAGCCCTAAAAGCACTGCGCTTGGCAAGTTTGATTGAGCAGATGGCTCTTGATGGTCAAGTTTGGCACAACGTAGACAATGGGAATCATAAACTCCATACTTCCGTCATGACAGTTCCGTGTTAATAACTTATTGTTGATTTGTTGTTGATGATTGATGGGTCAGTTGCAGTGGTAACTGACCGACATTAGGGGGAGCCCAAGGGGGTAAGGAACCAATCAGCCAAATCCGCTTTGATAAATCCGTTCTAGCCATGAGGACTAAAAGTCGCGGCTATAGGTAGGTGAAGCCTTCTCGAAGAGTACAAAGTCTGCCTGGACAGACTGACTTCAACAGGGGGTCTTGAATCCGGATTTGCGATCAACCTTTTCCCCTGTCCCTTTTGCCATTACCGAAAAAATTGGGTAATCGCGCCCCTAGAGACGCGCGCCTTAGAGAGGGTCGCCTTTAAGGTGGGTCGGTCTCGCGCAAAAAGGTTAAAACTTATTAAATAAGGCTCCACTATTCTTACGGTAACTTTAAATCCTTATAGGACGGCTTTCGTTTTCAGCTAAAACTTGACAGTTTTCACAGAGCGTGTTAAATTGAGATTATAAACGATAAACTAAAAAGCTAGATAAATACTATCTAAAAATAAGTAGGCAACGTAAAAAATATGTATCAGATGCATATTGCGTAATTTGGTCTAGCGATGCAGCGCGGTCTTGGGGGTTTCCCCCACTCGCTATTGCATCAAGAGAACGACTTAAATGTCTATGAAAAAAATTAGATTAAAAAAGTATCTATCTATCTATATAAAAAAAAAGGTACGGTGGGGCACACCGAAACCTGGGTCATAGACCAAATACGCTTGGGGAGATCTGTCCTCTACTCTTCCTGGTTCCGGCCTGGTTGAGCAAGACGGGTCTGTGAGCCAAGAATCCCCTGCCTTCTAGGCATGGGGAGTGTCAAAAGTGTGATAACTGATGAAGCTACCTGAGCTGATATAACTTCACTGACTTTCTGATTTCCTTGGGGGCTAAGGTGAATGTGGTCACGGTAAAGTATTTCTGGTTTTTCGGTGTTATTGAACACTGGTAAAAAATCTAGATAAGTAATGTTTTGCTCTTGAGTAAAGTCACTCAAGCGTTTGCGGGCTTTTAACTCATAGTCACGAGGTCCTTTGGTGCCAATTTCCCGGAGTAGGGGGGTCATCCCTAGCACTAACTTGGCTCCAGCAGCATCAGTTAGGGTCTTAATTTCCCCAATGGCCTTGAGATTAAAGCCAACCCGGTCTCCTGGTTCCGCTCTGACTGCTTCCATTTCAGGAATAGCTGGTGCTCTCAGGAGATAGCGACTCCAGATCTCAGCTATGGCTAGGAGAGGTTTTTGGCTGGGATAATTGCGATCGCGTCCGACTTGTACAGAAGTCGGTGCTGTAGCAAACAAGTCATCGGTATTAATCAGTAATACCACTACATGGGCGTTGAAGGTGCCAAAGCGTCGTAGATAGGCTAACTCATTTCGTGGACCCCAAGAATTAGCAGAAGCATTAAGGACTTCCACTGTTTCAAATGGTTTCTCC is from Moorena sp. SIOASIH and encodes:
- a CDS encoding Gfo/Idh/MocA family oxidoreductase, with the protein product MQNSTYQRHRDHQVQRNLPQPIKIGVIGVGNMGQHHARVLSLLKDVEIVGVADINVERGLNIASKYRVRFFEDYHDLLPYVEAVCIAVPTRLHHDVGMTCLQAGVHILIEKPIAASIAEAESLVNAAAESQCILQVGHIERFNPAFQELSKVLKTEQLLAVEAHRMSPYSDRANDVSVVLDLMIHDIDLLLELVASPVTRLTASGSRASDSGYLDYVTATLGFANGIVGTVTASKVTHRKIRRIAAHCKNSLTEADFLNNEILIHRQTTANYMTDYGQVLYRQDGLIEKVYTSNIEPLHAELEHFVNCVRGGNQPSVGGEQALKALRLASLIEQMALDGQVWHNVDNGNHKLHTSVMTVPC
- a CDS encoding SGNH/GDSL hydrolase family protein, which produces MKVLLLTLAVLVSSLVALEVGLRWLLGFGNPLIYVADEEIGYLLAPNQSTRRFGNRIVINEYSMRSPSTTPQPPLSMLRVFLLGDSVANGAWWTDQDQTISALLQSQLELWLTKDVLPSLTKEKPFETVEVLNASANSWGPRNELAYLRRFGTFNAHVVVLLINTDDLFATAPTSVQVGRDRNYPSQKPLLAIAEIWSRYLLRAPAIPEMEAVRAEPGDRVGFNLKAIGEIKTLTDAAGAKLVLGMTPLLREIGTKGPRDYELKARKRLSDFTQEQNITYLDFLPVFNNTEKPEILYRDHIHLSPQGNQKVSEVISAQVASSVITLLTLPMPRRQGILGSQTRLAQPGRNQEE